A DNA window from Helianthus annuus cultivar XRQ/B chromosome 15, HanXRQr2.0-SUNRISE, whole genome shotgun sequence contains the following coding sequences:
- the LOC110871916 gene encoding replication protein A 70 kDa DNA-binding subunit-like codes for MHCTARNNIAHYFFDKLKEGGIYLLKGFTVQATDQYRILKDSPFVIGLNGSTIVKKVDDASGSFTRYPFLLTAFEDLQPTEGKFFVDVVGYVTDVGPQSVKATGARTVEFNLTNERKRGVRVTLWGQLGDAMLKKKEQNPAVYSIILTSMSAKFHLGALGLSSSTSTMIIDSPEVPALQTFKTSISCVAVGDTSDPITEDVVCVGTLQELVDRVRADKSKKKVILFRNVVEITSIRTKNSWYLFACSGSKCRKGLTREDGYFICKACESKVDYPRTRFRIQADVTDGTMSTVVVLFDEAAEQLVKRTAKSLVEEQLKDTSIDAPILPSALAALIGTKHTFEIKSHTYYHFGDYESFTCAKIVGPGMDDADMSVDTVAIGLGAPPSGSLKRGSNLPPPTPVTGRKLRKFCVEDSDEDDDGVRVDRKDVTDVLDDRRDDEEGSC; via the exons ATGCATTGTACCGCAAGAAATAACATTGCGCACTACTTCTTTGACAAACTCAAAGAGGGCGGGATATATTTACTCAAAGGTTTTACGGTACAGGCCACTGATCAATACCGGATTCTGAAAGACAGCCCCTTTGTTATTGGGTTAAATGGTTCCACGATTGTGAAGAAGGTTGACGATGCCAGTGGTTCCTTTACGCGCTACCCGTTCTTACTTACGGCGTTTGAGGACCTCCAACCAACTGAGGGCAAGTTTTTTGTAG ATGTTGTAGGATATGTTACCGACGTGGGGCCGCAGTCTGTGAAAGCAACGGGTGCTCGCACGGTCGAGTTCAACCTAACAAATGAACG CAAGCGCGGAGTTAGAGTGACGTTGTGGGGTCAGCTGGGTGATGCTATGCTCAAGAAGAAAGAACAAAACCCCGCTGTCTATTCTATAATCTTGACTTCCATGAGCGCAAAGTTTCACTTAG GCGCTCTTGGTTTGTCTAGCTCAACCTCAACTATGATCATTGATTCGCCCGAGGTGCCCGCCCTCCAAACTTTCAAGACATCCATTAG CTGTGTTGCCGTTGGAGATACTAGCGATCCAATCACCGAGGATGTGGTCTGTGTTGGTACGCTGCAAGAGCTTGTGGACAGGGTCCGTGCCGACAAATCCAAAAAGAAG GTCATCCTTTTCCGGAACGTTGTGGAGATTACGTCTATTAGAACCAAGAACAGCTGGTACCTTTTCGCGTGTTCCGGTAGCAAGTGTCGTAAGGGGCTGACAAGAGAGGACGGTTACTTCATTTGCAAGGCGTGTGAATCAAAGGTTGACTATCCAAGGACAAG GTTTCGCATTCAGGCGGATGTAACTGACGGAACGATGAGCACCGTAGTCGTCCTCTTTGATGAAGCTGCTGAACAATTGGTTAAGCGGACGGCGAAATCCTTGGTAGAGGAACAGTTGAAG GATACTTCTATTGATGCTCCCATACTACCTTCCGCCCTCGCAGCCCTTATTGGAACAAAACACACTTTTGAGATTAAGAGCCATACATATTACCATTTTGGGGACTATGAGAGCTTCACTTGTGCGAAGATTGTTGGCCCTGGTATGGATGATGCGGATATGAGCGTTGATACTGTTGCGATTGGTTTGGGCGCACCACCATCCGGCTCCCTAAAGCGTGGTTCGAACCTCCCGCCGCCGACCCCTGTAACTGGACGCAAACTTAGAAAGTT CTGCGTTGAAGACtcggatgaagatgatgatggggTGCGGGTTGATCGTAAAGATGTTACTGATGTGCTAGACGATCGTAGGGATGATGAGGAGGGTTCTTGCTGA
- the LOC118487453 gene encoding chitinase CLP-like, whose amino-acid sequence MSSIVTYTTLRTDIYEALVASVSNATAGIPQVPAVEPFGLCFKDGAFGSGSFLNIDLEMESENIWSVSVENSIKRVGNGAACLAFVDGGSKVTDPIVIGTFQMENNFLYFDLENQKLGFSSSLLSRGTSCSNFNFNVVESYTYQMSSE is encoded by the coding sequence ATGAGTAGTATCGTTACGTACACAACTCTCAGAACTGATATCTATGAAGCGTTGGTTGCAAGTGTTTCAAACGCTACAGCTGGCATTCCTCAAGTACCCGCGGTTGAACCGTTTGGTTTGTGTTTTAAAGATGGTGCGTTTGGGTCTGGTAGTTTTCTGAATATTGATCTTGAGATGGAAAGTGAGAACATATGGAGTGTTTCTGTAGAAAATTCGATAAAGCGGGTAGGGAATGGCGCAGCGTGTCTTGCGTTTGTGGATGGTGGTTCGAAAGTGACGGATCCGATAGTGATTGGGACGTTTCAGATGGAGAATAATTTCTTGTACTTTGATCTCGAGAATCAAAAGTTGGGGTTTAGCTCTTCTTTGTTGTCTCGAGGAACCTCTTGTAGCAACTTCAACTTCAACGTGGTTGAAAGCTATACGTACCAAATGTCTTCAGAATAA
- the LOC110869486 gene encoding chitinase CLP-like has translation MCIVTPLNPVSKACIVSNLTTDLLRPHWTDGRNPINSYPNSPFGTRFLLSTAPKSLDQSFPKDVRGVAGFSWSGLCLPHQLASTGVTNAAKFALCLPSSSSALGVTFVGEGPFYFKTNPNVDLRSYLSYTPMIQKSSKSLGYYIKINRILIKGTPVNSVPKGGSVKMSTIVTYTTLKSDIYKALVASFSNATAGIPQVTAVKPFGLCFKDGALGSGSVPKIDLEMKSGKIWNVSVENSIKRVGYGVACLAFVDGGSKVTDPIVIGTFQMENNFLYFDLVNQKLGFSSSLLSRGTSCSSFNFKLVAN, from the coding sequence ATGTGTATAGTCACCCCTTTGAATCCTGTTTCAAAAGCTTGCATAGTGTCAAACCTAACCACTGATTTACTCAGACCGCATTGGACCGATGGCCGGAACCCTATTAATTCCTATCCGAACTCGCCATTTGGAACCCGGTTTCTACTATCAACCGCACCTAAATCTTTGGATCAATCTTTTCCTAAAGATGTTAGAGGTGTTGCGGGGTTTTCATGGTCTGGTTTGTGTCTTCCACATCAGCTTGCGTCTACTGGCGTTACTAACGCTGCGAAATTCGCACTTTGTCTACCGAGCTCTTCATCGGCTCTTGGTGTCACATTTGTGGGTGAAGGgcctttttattttaaaacaaacCCTAATGTTGATCTTAGAAGCTATCTTTCGTACACTCCGATGATTCAAAAGAGTTCCAAATCGCTTGGATATTATATTAAGATAAACCGGATCTTGATCAAAGGGACACCGGTTAATTCTGTACCGAAAGGTGGTTCGGTGAAGATGAGTACTATAGTTACGTACACAACTCTCAAAAGTGATATCTATAAAGCTTTGGTTGCAAGTTTTTCAAATGCTACGGCTGGCATTCCTCAAGTAACCGCGGTTAAACCGTTTGGTTTGTGTTTTAAAGATGGTGCGCTTGGGTCTGGTAGTGTTCCGAAGATTGATCTTGAGATGAAAAGTGGGAAGATATGGAATGTTTCCGTAGAGAATTCGATAAAGCGGGTAGGGTATGGCGTAGCTTGTCTAGCGTTTGTGGATGGTGGTTCGAAAGTGACGGATCCGATAGTGATTGGGACGTTTCAGATGGAGAATAATTTCTTGTACTTTGATTTGGTGAATCAGAAGCTGGGGTTTAGTTCATCGTTGTTGTCTAGAGGAACCTCTTGTAGCAGCTTCAACTTCAAACTAGTTGCAAACTAA